One Falsihalocynthiibacter arcticus DNA segment encodes these proteins:
- a CDS encoding arsenate reductase (azurin) small subunit — protein sequence MKCNKLVDAGRRQFLRGGAVAGVGAAATMMTGVQAQAATPGAQLDYPSTKLANIADLAINDPVDIEFPDADSPGILLKMGEAVEGGVGPDGDIVAYSVLCPHKGWYLNYNGEDRTLNCPGHFSRFDAEVGGSKFGVMRPRTYHNLRSALMTAVTSTPKAQAT from the coding sequence ATGAAATGTAACAAACTCGTCGACGCGGGTCGTCGCCAGTTTTTGCGCGGCGGTGCCGTTGCAGGGGTTGGCGCAGCGGCCACAATGATGACCGGAGTGCAGGCGCAAGCCGCAACGCCCGGTGCGCAACTCGACTACCCATCAACCAAATTGGCCAACATTGCAGATCTTGCCATCAATGATCCGGTCGATATCGAATTCCCGGATGCGGACAGCCCCGGCATTTTGCTCAAGATGGGCGAAGCTGTTGAAGGCGGCGTTGGTCCTGATGGTGACATTGTCGCCTATTCGGTGCTCTGCCCGCATAAGGGTTGGTATCTCAACTACAACGGCGAAGATCGCACTCTCAATTGTCCAGGCCATTTTTCGCGCTTTGACGCCGAAGTGGGGGGCAGCAAGTTTGGGGTCATGCGACCCAGAACTTACCACAATTTACGCTCCGCGTTGATGACAGCGGTGACATCTACGCCGAAGGCGCAAGCGACCTAA